ATCATATTTTTTGGAGCCATTTAGATTAGCGTAGGTATGCCAACGTGGGCGTATACTTGGTGTATCTAAATTAAAAGACAGACTGCATGGTGACACTTTCATATTTTCTCCTTTTTACTGTTTTCTTGACTGTTGAGAGttgagaggctcagagtcacgcaacgagctatggagagagctatacttggggtttctttgcgcgatagaatccggaatacggaaactCGTCGAAGAACTAGTCACCGACACACACATCGAATCACACACCACATCGCTCAAACGAAGAACAGATAGCAGTTgtgggagaaaagtcctcgagtggcgatctcgaaccggaagacgaagcgttggcttGGCAgccaggcctcccaccaggtggactgacgacatcgtgagagtagcggcaaatcggtggatgcaagtggcgcgttgtcgttcattgtggcattctaagggggagccCTTTGTtcgcagtggacgtcttccggctgatgatgatgataataactGTTTTCTACGTGGTGTACAacaaagttattgtattgtattcagaCAACCtagttttaagtacctatcttaCCTGTAAGTAATAGAAAAGAAAATTACTCACCATCTTCTTTTATAGCAACAGCAGCGTGAGGCACACCAGCCCAAGGACTTGGAAGGTCCAAGAATACTGCATCAGCTTTACCATCAAGGTCGTCACCAAAGCCTTCTTCAAGGACATCCCTGTGTTTAGCCtgaaattagaattaagtttattttggaatcAGATTTAAATGCAGCTATTGATTGCAATTTCATTTATGTGGGAATTATTTATGGCtaagatagatagatttttttttaatcaaaattaattcGATTCTTGTATTCATCTAAAGTTGTGGTAGCATAAAATTTTGTCATATGACCCCTCAAGCAGCGGGTCGTGGATTCCAAGTTTCGAACTTAGGCTaacacctttgagtttttcgaaatttatgtctagaattatattttaaatttaccatgagctttacagtgaaggaaacatcgtaaggaaacctgcacacaccacCTAGATTggtttcaatggtgtgtgtgtgaagttcccaatccgcattggacccgcgtgggaactacggcccaagccctctcattctgataggaggcATGTGttctgcagtgggacgtttataggtcgagatgatgatgacgatttaaCTGAAAGCAAAAAGGTAACTCACAGTGACAAACTCCGCTAGCCCATGCGCCTCGAACTCGTCGCGCGCGATGTTCGCGCGGTGCTCATGGAAGTCAAATGTGTAGACGTGGCCGCGCGGCCGCACCCGTCGTATTAGAGCATGGGTTAGGACCCGCTCCCAGTGCCTGGGGTATTGGATGGTTGCTAGATATGCAGTCATATAAATATAATCTAGATatttaacccctcgtatgctaAGACACGGATCCGTGTCAAATTtaattctttttgtatttttttaatcagcagaatttgtcatggcatgtttgtgaataaagttctttatgaacatgaaactaccgtgagactcactcatattaaatattataacggataactcacgtcttaaaccgagtttagctcgacgtgtttcgggctatttcgtagcccttcctctcaggagcacgcgaacggcggctgccgcaacacgcacactacgcgccaccgctctgctcgcacgactgtccgacgaaactaacaccggcgcacaactaccgacgataaaaatgcgaaataaaaaaatacaaaaataaataaaaataaaatgcaatgcaattttaaataaaataaaatgcgggtagttgtgcgccggtgttagtttcgtggacagtcgtgcgagcagagcggtggcgcgtagtgtgcgtgttgcggcagccgccggttcgtatgctcctgagaggaagggctacgaaatagcccaaacatgtcgagctaaactcggtttaagacgtgagttacccgttataataacattttaaagttctttatctatctatctacataaatctaatatctttaaagaagcgattcttgtatatttattttaattttttgatgaaACCTGCTATGTGAGGGTTTTCAGGTACAAATAGTTGAACCAGCTTGACCTCAACTCTGGGAAAAAGTGTGTTTCCGAGTTTTATTCGCCCAAGTATACAACATTAAGTAAGAGGGAGTCTTTTTCAAAGCGAAAGATATGGCAAGATCTATGAAATCAAAAGTATGGGGACCTCTGTACTAAAGCCATCTTCACACTGTGCAAGAAATTTGTAGTTTTCTTACAGACAGCAATGTATTTCAAGGCCGGATTTAGGGTAGGGCAACCGGGGCTACAGCCCCATGGCCTCCATAAAAGAAAGGCCCCCACAATAGaaacttcagtttttttttcaaattccgacAAGTAAACTATTGTTAGTGTACTATTGTAAACAACTTTTCCTTTCAAACATAATTAtactattaaataacataatgatattatgtttatgcaaacataattatactgctcattttatttggaaaatagtttaTGGGTCCCCACTCCTCTGTGGCCCCAAGCCTCCACACCTCTAAACCGACCCTGAAAAAGGCAATACATACCAGCTTCAATAACCGAACAGCCTGGGACCAAGTCAAGCTGCATCAATATCATACTGATGTCAGGCGTGTAAATGATCTGTGTGCGATGGGGCAGAGTGACAGACCACAGCTCAGGAGTTGGCTGCAAGACGTGACCCCAGCCTTTTGATAGCTCTAcctgtcaaaaaaaaatgttggttAACCTCTGGTATACTTAGGAAGCAGGTCTAAATAACTCAATtataggctatctttttgttttttttttttttatcagggGCTCAAAGCATTGGCAGAAGGCGTGCAGAATGGTGATTACTCCACTGACAAGGACAAGAGCTAGGCTCttaaatattatgatgatgataatgatgacttaagtcagcagaatttgtgtttattaaaacagatgagacttaAATGTAGTACCTATTCTATTTAGTTCCCATGTTTATAtgatctaagtgtttatattataagtttttgtactgctttatggtgtgcaataaagaatatttgtattgtattgtattgtttcatAATCACAGAACTTTAATGCTGAAAACAAATTGAAATTGCACTTTCCTACTATAGCACTTTTCagataggatgggtacggtgacatttaagttttttccattccacgccatgaatGTTTCAGGCCAATAATATACTTGAATTCCCAaaggaacaaaaaaaattatctctatagcttaaaagatttgtaataataaacagaaatcatatcgaaaatacaaactgagacatggatgcacagaaaaaaccagaaaaagagaccagcactgggaatcgaacccagatcctgtcagcattccgtgctgacTTAATCAAAACCAAACATAAACAGAAATcacttaattatatatattttgtgttttaaaactaaaaagataaattttaatctcgtcaagTTACATCGCGTAACACATAACTCTATTTCAATTGCAACGTCTGTCAATTAGTATGAGAGTGAAGGTCCTTAAATGAATCTTTGTATCaagtgtttcgtattgtttgatgttttgaactgttactttattattccattttattattacggtttttgttattttttttaccgttattagttttgatatagtgccaagaagaccgcatggtttgtgagataccgatagacaagcaaaaacacttgctacgcgggtgaagtctcaggcaaaaactagttaaaaatataaattatcacTAATGAAATTgattacacacccttagcatatttaatcgagaatcgcaataaatcgattcgaatttacattgtcacacACAACCCaaccgtacccatcctatccgaaaagtactatactGAAAAATATAACCCTTGGCGGTCAAGTAAAATGGTATATGACAAAGAAAAAGATTTACCTTGCTTCCATATTCTACTCCGATAAGGTTTTTAACCTTCAAAGCACCAAATGTAGTTTGGAAAACATTCTCTACCATTtctccttttttattttttatttcaggttTCACATCTATAGCGTGTACATTATTACTTAAGTATAAGATCACAGTATCTCCTTCGTCAATTTTATCTTTGTAATTTCGGAAACTCATTTTTGAGTTAGTAACTAACTGAATTTTCTTGGACAAAGTTTGTAAACATCAAGTACTTGTCGCTGTCGCACCGGTGAAAACCATGTGGTTTTGACGTTTTGGAAATGAAATGTCAACTTGGTCATAcatttttcagtaaaaaaaaaggttttttttttaatataataagttcCAGCTTACAAATGATAGTTGAATTTTTGACGTTAGTAATGTTCGTAATATATTTAAGAACCCGACAGCATTTTGATTCCATTTTGAGTTGTGAGAATGTGTCTGGTTAATAGTGAGAAACGCCTGAACATCTATTTCAGTTTTTGCGTTCCTACTCTATAAAACGGAATCGATATCTGATGCATGAAcgaacataaatattttatttacacagaGAACATAGCTTTTTTACTAAATCGTTTTTGAttcacttttttaatatttatctgCTTATGTTTTTGTCCTAATAAAGGGTAATTACATTATTACATGATCTGAACAATGACGGATGTGTTGCTTTGGTgaatgaaacggaacgttttaCGTTGATATATTTAAAGTCTCCATTGTAGAAATAGACCTCATATCGGGTGACAGGTTGACACACTCTTTCCCGGTCCGGATAGTATCGACACGGAAATACAGACCTGTTTATTGTGTACTCGCcaatagaaactgacatgagaaCAGTATTTGTCAACCCGGAATTAATGTCTACATTAACATTATTAATGAATTACAAACCCTCGTGTACTTGCCGTAAGGGTGTTGAAATATCAGAGCGTACATTATTGTCGTTTACTCTGGGTTGACATTGACAAGTACGGGGTCGTACACTAACCGGACCCCCGTAACGAAAAATTGCACAGCGAGCAACGTCAGTAAGCTTGtcctttttttctgtatttcaTGAATTAAATAAAGTGTTTTGAGTGGAAAATGAGAAGTGAACGATACGTGACAACACCAATTCTGATTTAATTCACCGacttttaaaatggtgaaaatgGAGACATCGAAAAATAACAGCAAAACAAGTTCCCTAAAGGCACTAATACTGAAAGCCTGGCGAGAGCGATGGACCGACATACAATGGGGTATCAACATCAAGACTATAATACCCCGTGGAGTCAGTGGAGATCTCTACAACCTGGCGGATTGTATACTTCAGCAGGCCATGGTTGGATGTGGAGCTAACCAGTTAGTAATATCATACCTTAAGCATTCTTTAGCTTCACATTTAGTCTCTTACGCGGCTGTACTGCAGAGAATTTCAAAATTTGATGCATTCCACAAACCTCACTGCATCTTGAGTCTTTTGGAGTTTTTAGAACGTTTTCTGGACAGTATCACTTGCCGTGGTAAGTTAGAGGAAGAAGTGTTTGCCAATGCTGTCTCATCAACAATACTGTGGCTTTTGCAAGTTTACCATTACTCTTTGAGCAAATATCCATCTTCAAACCATGTTCAGAGCCAAGAACTTTTGGAAAAATCTACAGCGTTACTGAATTCCATTGTGAACACTGATTTTCTACTTGCAATGTTTTATTTGGCAAAGCAAAATGACCCAGATGAATACAATGAGGTCACAAAAAAGTGCCAAGAGATCACAGCTTTTATGATGATGAACACACAATTCAAAGCCCCGGTTGCTATTCATGAGACATTACAAAAGATTTGCAATTTGGATATTGATAAAATAGCTCCATTAAATGTTAAACCTGAGCCTGTCACCCATTGTTTGCAAGCATTAATTGCTATAGATCTTTTGGCCAACCCTAGTGCTGATATGCAGCAACTGTCTACTCAATTGCTTATGATAAAGAGAATTAAAGGATACTCTCTTGGACGTCTGTATTGTGAACTCATCAGGGCCTGCTTCATCTCATTGAATGATTCTAGTAAAGATGCTTCAAAACAAGCACTCTGGGCAGCTTTCACATTTCTCAAAATACCTCAGGTTATACATTACCTTCATAATAATTGTGGCACTACTAATAAGGAAGAAGAAT
This window of the Choristoneura fumiferana chromosome 20, NRCan_CFum_1, whole genome shotgun sequence genome carries:
- the LOC141439136 gene encoding LOW QUALITY PROTEIN: tRNA (adenine(58)-N(1))-methyltransferase catalytic subunit TRMT61A-like (The sequence of the model RefSeq protein was modified relative to this genomic sequence to represent the inferred CDS: inserted 1 base in 1 codon), whose protein sequence is MSFRNYKDKIDEGDTVILYLSNNVHAIDVKPEIKNKKGEMVENVFQTTFGALKVKNLIGVEYGSKVELSKGWGHVLQPTPELWSVTLPHRTQIIYTPDISMILMQLDLVPGCSVIEAGTGSGXLTHALIRRVRPRGHVYTFDFHEHRANIARDEFEAHGLAEFVTAKHRDVLEEGFGDDLDGKADAVFLDLPSPWAGVPHAAVAIKEDGE